Proteins co-encoded in one Synechococcus elongatus PCC 6301 genomic window:
- a CDS encoding 2TM domain-containing protein, with translation MADRYNLEDVQEILQRAIARSTAQDEFSAQQLQEMAAELGISPDELRAAETDWRSLQLQNQEQTDFDQLRWQRWNDQAIRFLIVNAGLILLNWVTTQGLGWSLYILVPWTIGLLLSFWQTWKPAPEVYEKEFQSWRRQRQLRKSLGRWIDRWLLPTRSLNR, from the coding sequence ATGGCCGATCGCTACAACCTCGAAGATGTGCAGGAAATTCTGCAGCGAGCGATCGCGCGATCGACAGCGCAAGATGAGTTCAGCGCTCAGCAGCTCCAGGAAATGGCAGCCGAATTGGGCATTTCCCCTGATGAACTCCGGGCTGCCGAGACAGATTGGCGCAGTTTGCAACTGCAGAATCAAGAGCAGACGGACTTTGATCAGCTGCGCTGGCAGCGCTGGAATGATCAGGCTATCCGGTTTTTGATTGTCAATGCTGGCCTGATTCTGCTCAACTGGGTCACCACCCAAGGGCTGGGTTGGAGTCTCTACATTTTGGTGCCTTGGACTATTGGCCTCCTCCTGAGCTTCTGGCAAACCTGGAAGCCAGCGCCCGAGGTCTACGAGAAGGAGTTCCAGTCCTGGCGACGGCAACGGCAATTACGCAAATCCCTAGGGCGGTGGATCGATCGCTGGCTCCTACCAACGCGATCGCTGAATCGATAA
- a CDS encoding cofactor assembly of complex C subunit B: MASDSAVWLRRLPLIAGAIGGTLLMVNRALTPELLPTQSRSDALGILLSALLILSGLLWQRVQPVPPEMVVLEGEEGFELDDQLPEASRQELAWASKLLLTNTITGSLLIWYDGQVLLRRGILAPPVPVQPGPIVERVLKTGKAVYLVDLKLYPGRIEFNYLPANSQGLICQPLGNRGVLLLAARAPRSYTQQDERWIAGIADKLDQSLSRSAAAIAVEQP, from the coding sequence ATGGCCTCGGATTCAGCGGTTTGGCTGCGGCGTCTCCCCCTGATTGCTGGTGCGATCGGGGGGACGTTGTTGATGGTCAACCGGGCGCTTACCCCCGAGCTACTGCCCACTCAATCGCGATCAGATGCCCTCGGGATCTTGCTCAGCGCCCTGTTGATTTTGAGTGGATTGCTCTGGCAACGCGTTCAGCCCGTGCCACCTGAGATGGTCGTGCTGGAGGGAGAAGAGGGTTTTGAACTCGATGACCAGTTGCCAGAAGCGAGCCGTCAGGAATTAGCTTGGGCGTCCAAGCTGCTATTGACCAATACGATCACTGGCTCCCTGCTGATTTGGTACGACGGTCAGGTGCTGCTGCGGCGCGGGATTTTAGCCCCGCCGGTGCCGGTTCAGCCCGGTCCGATTGTCGAGCGCGTGCTGAAAACCGGTAAGGCCGTCTACTTGGTTGATCTCAAGCTCTATCCAGGCCGAATTGAGTTCAATTACTTGCCCGCAAATAGTCAGGGCTTGATCTGTCAGCCGTTGGGCAATCGCGGTGTGTTGCTGCTTGCTGCCCGCGCTCCCCGCAGCTACACCCAGCAGGACGAGCGTTGGATTGCGGGCATTGCCGACAAACTGGATCAATCACTGAGCCGGAGTGCCGCTGCGATCGCCGTAGAACAGCCGTAG